The following are from one region of the Escherichia sp. E4742 genome:
- the agp gene encoding bifunctional glucose-1-phosphatase/inositol phosphatase: MKKTLIAAAVAGMVLLSSNAQAQTVPEGYQLQQVLLMSRHNLRAPLANNGSVLEQSTPNKWPEWDVPGGQLTTKGGVLEVYMGHYMREWLAEQGIVKTGECPPADTVYAYANSLQRTVATAQFFITGAFPGCDIPVHHQEKMGTMDPTFNPVITDDSAAFSEQAVAAMEKELGKLQLTDSYQLLEKIVNYKDSPACKEKQQCSLVDGKNTFSAKYQQEPGVSGPLKVGNSLVDAFTLQYYEGFPMDQVAWGEIKSDQQWKVLSKLKNGYQDSLFTSPEVARNVAKPLVSYIDKALVTDRASAPKITVLVGHDSNIASLLTALDFKPYQLHDQNERTPIGGKIVFQRWHDSKANRDLMKIEYVYQSSEQLRNADALTLLAPAQRVTLELTGCPIDANGFCPMDKFDSVLNEAVK, translated from the coding sequence ATGAAAAAAACGCTAATCGCTGCGGCCGTGGCTGGGATGGTTTTACTCTCTTCGAATGCTCAGGCACAGACCGTGCCGGAAGGCTATCAACTACAGCAAGTGCTACTCATGAGCCGTCATAACTTACGTGCGCCTCTGGCAAATAATGGCAGTGTGCTTGAGCAGTCGACGCCGAATAAATGGCCGGAGTGGGATGTTCCCGGTGGACAACTCACGACCAAAGGCGGTGTGCTGGAAGTGTATATGGGCCATTACATGCGTGAGTGGCTGGCAGAGCAGGGAATAGTGAAAACGGGTGAATGCCCGCCAGCAGATACTGTTTACGCTTACGCCAACAGCTTGCAACGTACCGTCGCTACTGCACAATTTTTTATCACAGGCGCATTTCCGGGGTGTGACATTCCTGTTCATCACCAGGAAAAAATGGGCACTATGGACCCAACCTTTAACCCGGTGATCACCGATGATTCCGCCGCATTCAGTGAGCAGGCGGTGGCGGCAATGGAAAAAGAGCTCGGCAAACTTCAGCTTACCGACAGCTACCAGTTACTGGAAAAAATCGTTAACTATAAAGATTCACCAGCCTGCAAAGAGAAACAGCAGTGTTCGCTGGTGGACGGTAAAAATACCTTTAGCGCGAAGTATCAACAAGAACCAGGCGTTTCCGGGCCGCTAAAAGTGGGCAACTCGCTGGTGGACGCGTTCACCCTGCAATACTACGAAGGTTTCCCGATGGATCAGGTGGCCTGGGGGGAAATCAAATCAGATCAACAATGGAAAGTGTTGTCGAAACTGAAAAACGGTTACCAGGATAGCCTGTTTACTTCACCGGAAGTGGCGCGTAATGTCGCGAAACCGCTGGTTAGTTATATCGACAAAGCGCTGGTTACCGATCGTGCCAGTGCGCCGAAAATCACAGTGCTGGTTGGGCACGACTCAAACATTGCCTCTCTGTTAACGGCGCTGGATTTCAAACCGTATCAGTTGCATGACCAGAACGAACGCACGCCGATTGGCGGCAAAATCGTTTTCCAGCGTTGGCATGACAGCAAAGCTAATCGCGATTTGATGAAAATTGAATATGTGTACCAGAGTTCGGAACAGTTGCGTAATGCCGATGCGTTAACGTTGCTGGCACCTGCGCAGCGTGTGACGCTGGAATTAACCGGCTGCCCGATAGATGCCAACGGTTTTTGCCCAATGGATAAGTTTGATAGCGTGTTGAATGAAGCGGTGAAATAA
- the rutC gene encoding 3-aminoacrylate deaminase encodes MPKSVIIPAGSSAPLAPFVPGTLADGVVYVSGTLAFDQHNNVLFADDPKAQTRHVLETIRKVIETAGGTMADVTFNSIFITDWKNYAAINEIYAEFFPGDKPARFCIQCGLVKPDALVEIATIAHIAK; translated from the coding sequence ATGCCGAAATCTGTAATTATTCCCGCTGGCAGCAGCGCACCGCTGGCCCCCTTCGTTCCCGGCACGCTGGCTGATGGCGTGGTGTACGTCTCCGGTACGCTGGCTTTTGATCAACATAATAACGTGCTGTTTGCCGATGACCCAAAGGCGCAAACCCGCCACGTTCTGGAAACCATCCGCAAGGTGATCGAAACGGCGGGTGGCACGATGGCGGATGTGACCTTCAACAGCATCTTTATTACCGACTGGAAAAATTACGCCGCGATTAACGAAATCTACGCCGAGTTTTTTCCGGGTGACAAACCGGCGCGATTCTGCATTCAGTGCGGACTGGTAAAACCTGACGCGCTGGTGGAAATCGCCACGATTGCGCATATCGCCAAGTGA
- the rutR gene encoding HTH-type transcriptional regulator RutR, translated as MTQGAVKTTGKRSRAVSAKKKAILSAALDTFSQFGFHGTRLEQIAELAGVSKTNLLYYFPSKEALYIAVLRQILDIWLAPLKAFREDFAPLAAIKEYIRLKLEVSRDYPQASRLFCMEMLAGAPLLMDELTGDLKALIDEKSALIAGWVKSGKLAPIDPQHLIFMIWASTQHYADFAPQVEAVTGATLRDEVFFNQTVENVQRIIIEGIRPR; from the coding sequence ATGACGCAAGGCGCAGTGAAAACAACGGGTAAACGTTCGCGCGCAGTGAGCGCGAAGAAAAAAGCGATTCTTAGCGCGGCACTGGACACTTTTTCGCAATTCGGTTTTCACGGCACAAGGCTGGAGCAGATCGCAGAGTTGGCGGGCGTTTCTAAAACCAATCTGCTGTATTACTTCCCGTCGAAAGAGGCACTATATATTGCCGTGCTGCGGCAAATTCTCGATATCTGGTTGGCGCCGTTAAAGGCGTTTCGTGAAGATTTCGCCCCGCTGGCGGCGATAAAAGAGTACATCCGTCTGAAGCTGGAAGTCTCCCGCGATTATCCGCAGGCTTCACGTCTGTTTTGTATGGAGATGCTGGCAGGCGCGCCGTTGTTAATGGATGAACTGACGGGCGATTTGAAGGCGTTAATTGATGAGAAATCAGCGCTGATTGCGGGCTGGGTCAAAAGCGGCAAACTCGCGCCGATTGACCCGCAGCATTTGATTTTTATGATTTGGGCTTCCACTCAACATTACGCCGATTTCGCCCCTCAGGTGGAGGCGGTGACAGGCGCAACGTTGCGCGATGAGGTATTTTTCAATCAAACGGTTGAAAACGTGCAGCGGATTATTATTGAAGGGATTCGACCACGTTAA
- the rutD gene encoding pyrimidine utilization protein D has translation MKLSLSPPPYADAPVVVLISGLGGSGSYWLPQLAVLEQEYQVVCYDQRGTGNNPDTLTEDCSIAQMAAELHQALVAAGIERYAVVGHALGALVGMQLALDYPASVTVLISVNGWLRINAHTRRCFQVRERLLYSGGAQAWVEAQPLFLYPADWMAARAPRLEAEDALALAHFQGKNNLLRRLNALKRADFSHHAARIHCPVQIICASDDLLVPSVCSSELHAALPDSQKMVMRYGGHACNVTDPETFNALLLNGLASLLHHREAAL, from the coding sequence ATGAAACTTTCACTCTCACCTCCCCCTTATGCTGATGCGCCCGTAGTGGTGTTGATTTCGGGTCTTGGCGGTAGCGGCAGTTACTGGTTACCACAACTGGCGGTGCTGGAGCAGGAGTATCAGGTAGTCTGTTACGACCAGCGCGGCACCGGCAATAATCCCGATACGCTGACGGAAGATTGCAGTATCGCCCAGATGGCAGCAGAATTGCATCAGGCACTGGTAGCCGCAGGGATTGAGCGTTACGCGGTGGTCGGCCATGCGCTCGGTGCGCTGGTGGGAATGCAGCTGGCGCTGGATTATCCCGCGTCGGTAACTGTGCTGATCAGCGTTAACGGCTGGCTACGAATAAACGCCCATACGCGCCGCTGTTTTCAGGTTCGCGAACGATTACTGTATAGCGGCGGCGCACAGGCATGGGTGGAAGCGCAGCCGCTGTTCCTCTATCCCGCCGACTGGATGGCGGCCCGCGCACCTCGCCTGGAAGCAGAAGACGCGCTGGCACTGGCGCATTTTCAGGGCAAAAATAATTTACTTCGTCGACTTAACGCCCTCAAACGCGCTGACTTTAGTCACCATGCGGCTCGCATCCACTGCCCGGTGCAAATCATCTGCGCCAGTGATGATCTGCTGGTGCCATCAGTATGTTCCAGTGAACTTCATGCCGCCCTGCCCGATAGCCAGAAAATGGTGATGCGCTATGGCGGACACGCCTGCAACGTGACCGATCCCGAAACGTTTAATGCTCTGTTACTCAACGGGCTTGCCAGCCTGTTACATCACCGTGAAGCCGCCCTGTAA
- a CDS encoding general stress protein: MANHRGGSGNFAEDRERASEAGKKGGQHSGGNFKNDPQRASEAGKKGGKSSHGKSDN, from the coding sequence ATGGCAAACCATCGAGGCGGTTCCGGCAATTTTGCAGAAGACCGCGAAAGAGCATCAGAAGCAGGTAAAAAAGGTGGACAGCACAGCGGGGGAAATTTCAAAAATGACCCGCAGCGCGCATCTGAAGCAGGAAAAAAAGGTGGCAAAAGCAGCCACGGCAAAAGCGACAACTAG
- the wrbA gene encoding NAD(P)H:quinone oxidoreductase — MAKVLVLYYSMYGHIETMARAVAEGASKVDGAEVVVKRVPETMQPQLFEKAGGKTQTAPVATPQELADYDAIIFGTPTRFGNMSGQMRTFLDQTGGLWASGALYGKLASVFSSTGTGGGQEQTITSTWTTLAHHGMVIVPIGYAAQELFDVSQVRGGTPYGATTIAGGDGSRQPSQEELSIARYQGEYVAGLAVKLNG; from the coding sequence ATGGCTAAAGTTCTGGTGCTTTATTATTCCATGTACGGACATATCGAAACGATGGCGCGCGCAGTCGCTGAAGGCGCAAGCAAAGTCGATGGCGCAGAAGTTGTTGTTAAGCGTGTACCGGAAACCATGCAGCCGCAATTATTCGAGAAAGCAGGCGGTAAAACGCAAACTGCACCCGTTGCAACTCCGCAAGAACTGGCCGATTACGACGCCATTATTTTTGGTACGCCAACCCGCTTCGGCAATATGTCCGGGCAAATGCGTACCTTCCTCGACCAGACTGGCGGCCTGTGGGCTTCTGGCGCATTGTACGGAAAACTGGCGAGCGTCTTTAGCTCTACTGGCACCGGCGGCGGTCAGGAACAAACCATCACATCCACCTGGACGACACTTGCGCACCACGGCATGGTAATTGTCCCTATTGGCTACGCAGCGCAGGAACTTTTTGACGTCTCGCAGGTTCGCGGCGGAACGCCGTACGGCGCAACCACCATTGCAGGCGGTGACGGTTCACGCCAACCCAGCCAGGAAGAGTTGTCTATCGCACGTTATCAGGGGGAATATGTCGCTGGTCTGGCAGTTAAACTTAACGGCTAA
- the rutF gene encoding NADH-dependent FMN reductase RutF, giving the protein MNIVDQQTFRDAMSCMGAAVNIITTDGPAGRAGFTASAVCSVTDTPPTLLVCLNRGASVWPIFNENRTLCVNTLSAGQEPLSNLFGGKTPMEHRFAAARWQTGVTGCPQLEEALVSFDCRISQVVSVGTHDILFCAIEAIHRHATPYGLVWFDRSYHALMRPAC; this is encoded by the coding sequence ATGAATATTGTCGATCAACAAACCTTTCGCGATGCGATGTCCTGTATGGGCGCGGCGGTCAATATCATTACCACGGACGGTCCAGCCGGGCGCGCCGGGTTCACCGCCAGCGCGGTCTGCAGCGTGACCGACACGCCGCCTACATTACTGGTGTGCCTGAATCGCGGGGCGTCCGTCTGGCCGATATTCAATGAAAACCGAACGCTGTGTGTAAATACACTTAGCGCCGGGCAGGAGCCGCTTTCAAACCTTTTTGGCGGCAAAACGCCCATGGAACACCGCTTTGCCGCCGCCCGCTGGCAGACGGGTGTGACCGGATGCCCGCAACTGGAAGAGGCGCTGGTTTCGTTTGACTGCCGTATCAGCCAGGTGGTGAGCGTCGGCACCCACGACATTCTGTTTTGCGCCATCGAAGCGATTCATCGTCACGCCACCCCCTACGGGCTGGTGTGGTTCGATCGCAGTTATCACGCGCTGATGCGCCCTGCTTGTTAA
- the rutB gene encoding peroxyureidoacrylate/ureidoacrylate amidohydrolase RutB: MTTLTARPEAITFDPQQSALIVVDMQNAYATPGGYLDLAGFDVSTTRPVIANIQTAVTAARAAGMLIIWFQNGWDEQYVEAGGPGSPNFHKSNALKTMRKQPQLQGKLLAKGSWDYQLVDELVPQPGDIVLPKPRYSGFFNTPLDSILRSRGIRHLVFTGIATNVCVESTLRDGFFLEYFGVVLEDATHQAGPEFAQKAALFNIETFFGWVSDVETFCDALSPTSFARIA, encoded by the coding sequence ATGACAACCTTAACCGCTCGACCGGAAGCCATTACCTTCGATCCGCAGCAAAGTGCACTGATCGTGGTGGATATGCAAAACGCCTATGCCACGCCAGGCGGCTACTTAGATCTCGCCGGGTTTGATGTCTCAACCACTCGCCCGGTCATTGCCAACATTCAAACCGCCGTGACCGCAGCGCGAGCGGCAGGGATGTTGATCATCTGGTTTCAAAATGGCTGGGATGAACAGTATGTCGAGGCTGGCGGCCCCGGCTCACCGAATTTTCATAAATCGAACGCCCTGAAAACCATGCGTAAGCAGCCGCAGCTGCAAGGGAAATTGCTGGCGAAAGGCTCCTGGGATTATCAACTGGTGGATGAACTGGTGCCGCAGCCTGGCGATATTGTGCTGCCGAAGCCGCGCTACAGCGGTTTCTTCAATACACCGCTGGACAGCATTTTGCGCAGCCGCGGAATACGCCATCTGGTTTTCACTGGTATCGCTACCAACGTCTGCGTCGAATCGACGCTACGCGACGGCTTTTTTCTGGAGTATTTCGGCGTGGTGCTGGAAGACGCAACTCACCAGGCAGGGCCTGAATTTGCGCAGAAAGCCGCATTGTTCAATATCGAAACCTTTTTTGGCTGGGTCAGCGACGTCGAAACGTTCTGCGACGCGCTTTCTCCCACGTCCTTTGCTCGTATCGCTTAA
- a CDS encoding YccJ family protein: MPTQEAKAHHVGEWASLRNTSPEIAEVIFEVAGYDEKMAEKIWEEGSDEVLVKAFAKTDKDSLFWGEQTIERKNV, translated from the coding sequence ATGCCAACTCAAGAAGCGAAAGCTCATCACGTGGGTGAATGGGCATCTCTGCGCAATACGTCGCCGGAAATAGCCGAGGTCATTTTCGAAGTCGCCGGGTACGACGAAAAAATGGCGGAAAAGATTTGGGAAGAAGGTAGCGATGAAGTGTTAGTCAAAGCCTTTGCTAAAACCGATAAAGATTCGCTTTTTTGGGGCGAACAGACCATCGAACGTAAAAACGTTTAA
- a CDS encoding gluconate:proton symporter — translation MSDSMLAGGLLTRQNITKKNVIIGLLLIAFLLTAFWCQGRPGNELGLLGFTPLVALAVLSLIGVDIVLAVISSIIIAMIMTSTGLPEMGAMLAKSTGSFIATVGLIIMLGAGVGEVATRTGAAVELVKFVVHRIGLSSQTRGKFGIVVSSILICGALGTMAGGNAIIVAVIIPVAAAVRLTPPTVAALMMTAGSVGLFTGPFTPSTVTILQLGGLTYPQYLMYVGLPMSAVTLFAGWIMAGRIQKMTEGKLHYEVDLSEKTQDEEDPARDRRRKLSALAFAATIIVMAVIGVVIKAGFSFAIIVMLLVALITGLVGGLSPTGILQALYKGCGRLVWMFLLYWLYNPILELMDSLQAYQGLLEYTQPLLTGISPAWLCFCIFAFNIIGHVPGAAVAQMTFTHKIFGPMLMAAGVPPQGTTAVLLASSQVDWFGPFPSSDMFGQMGLAQSTHLKYMLYNGWAIVIANIILFAVLFQILV, via the coding sequence ATGAGTGACTCAATGCTCGCTGGTGGTTTACTAACCAGACAAAATATCACCAAAAAGAATGTCATTATTGGCTTGTTGTTGATTGCATTTTTACTGACAGCGTTCTGGTGCCAGGGGCGTCCAGGTAATGAACTCGGACTGCTTGGTTTTACACCACTGGTGGCGTTAGCGGTGCTCTCGTTGATAGGCGTCGATATTGTTCTGGCGGTTATTTCATCAATTATTATTGCGATGATAATGACTTCCACCGGCTTACCTGAAATGGGCGCCATGCTGGCAAAATCGACGGGATCGTTTATCGCCACTGTTGGTTTGATCATTATGCTTGGCGCAGGCGTAGGTGAAGTGGCAACACGTACCGGAGCCGCCGTTGAACTGGTCAAATTTGTGGTGCATCGTATCGGGCTTTCCAGCCAGACACGGGGCAAATTTGGCATCGTCGTCTCATCCATTCTCATCTGTGGCGCGCTGGGCACAATGGCAGGCGGCAACGCCATTATTGTTGCGGTGATTATTCCCGTGGCGGCGGCAGTACGGCTGACACCGCCTACAGTGGCTGCACTGATGATGACGGCGGGGTCAGTGGGATTGTTTACCGGGCCATTTACTCCCAGCACCGTGACGATTTTACAACTCGGCGGCCTGACTTATCCGCAATACCTGATGTACGTCGGGCTGCCAATGAGCGCCGTAACGTTATTTGCTGGCTGGATAATGGCCGGGCGAATTCAGAAGATGACGGAAGGAAAATTACACTACGAAGTGGATCTCTCAGAGAAAACTCAGGATGAAGAAGATCCTGCCCGCGATCGTCGTCGCAAACTCAGCGCCCTGGCATTTGCTGCAACCATTATTGTGATGGCGGTTATTGGCGTAGTGATAAAAGCAGGTTTTAGTTTTGCCATTATCGTTATGCTGTTGGTGGCGTTGATCACCGGGCTGGTGGGCGGATTAAGCCCAACCGGGATCCTGCAAGCCCTGTATAAAGGCTGTGGCAGACTGGTGTGGATGTTTCTGCTCTACTGGCTGTATAACCCGATTCTGGAACTTATGGATAGCCTGCAGGCGTATCAGGGGTTGCTCGAATACACACAACCACTGTTAACCGGGATATCTCCGGCATGGCTTTGCTTCTGTATTTTTGCCTTTAACATTATCGGTCATGTGCCAGGTGCTGCTGTTGCTCAGATGACCTTCACGCATAAAATATTTGGTCCGATGTTGATGGCTGCGGGAGTGCCGCCACAGGGTACAACGGCAGTATTATTAGCCTCATCGCAAGTGGACTGGTTTGGGCCTTTCCCTTCATCGGATATGTTCGGTCAAATGGGGCTGGCACAATCTACTCACCTGAAATATATGCTTTATAACGGTTGGGCCATTGTCATTGCCAATATCATTCTTTTTGCCGTGCTGTTTCAGATATTAGTTTAA
- the rutG gene encoding pyrimidine utilization transport protein G: MAMFDFPHWQLKSTSTESGVVAPDERLPFAQTAVMGVQHAVAMFGATVLMPILMGLDPNLSILMSGIGTLLFFFITGGRVPSYLGSSAAFVGVVIAATGFNGQGINPNISIALGGIIACGLVYTVIGLVVMKIGTRWIERLMPPVVTGAVVMAIGLNLAPIAVKSVSASGFDSWMAVMTVLCIGLVAVFTRGMIQRLLILVGLIVACLLYGLMTNVFGLGKAVDFTLVSHAAWFGLPHFSTPGFNGQAMMLIAPVAVILVAENLGHLKAVAGMTGRNMDPYMGRAFVGDGLATMLSGSVGGSGVTTYAENIGVMAVTKVYSTLVFVAAAVIAMLLGFSPKFGALIHTIPAAVIGGASIVVFGLIAVAGARIWVQNHVDLSQNGNLIMVAVTLVLGAGDFALTLGGFTLGGIGTATFGAILLNALLSRKLVDVPPPEVVHQEP, encoded by the coding sequence ATGGCAATGTTCGATTTTCCTCACTGGCAGTTGAAATCGACCTCTACAGAGAGCGGCGTGGTCGCGCCGGATGAACGATTGCCGTTTGCTCAGACGGCAGTAATGGGCGTTCAACACGCGGTGGCGATGTTTGGCGCGACGGTGTTAATGCCGATTCTGATGGGGCTGGATCCCAATCTTTCCATTTTGATGTCGGGGATCGGCACGTTACTGTTTTTCTTTATTACCGGCGGGCGCGTCCCCAGTTATCTCGGTTCCAGCGCGGCTTTTGTTGGCGTGGTGATCGCCGCGACGGGCTTTAACGGTCAGGGGATTAACCCGAATATCAGCATCGCGCTGGGCGGGATTATCGCCTGTGGGCTGGTTTATACCGTCATTGGCCTGGTGGTGATGAAGATCGGTACGCGCTGGATTGAACGTCTGATGCCGCCAGTAGTGACGGGCGCGGTGGTGATGGCGATTGGTCTGAATTTAGCGCCTATCGCGGTAAAAAGTGTATCGGCTTCAGGCTTTGATAGCTGGATGGCGGTAATGACGGTGCTGTGTATTGGGCTGGTGGCCGTGTTTACCCGTGGCATGATCCAGCGGTTGTTGATTCTCGTAGGGTTAATTGTCGCCTGTCTGCTGTATGGGTTGATGACCAACGTTTTTGGGCTGGGAAAAGCCGTCGATTTTACTCTCGTCAGCCATGCTGCCTGGTTCGGTCTGCCGCATTTTTCCACTCCTGGTTTTAATGGTCAGGCGATGATGCTGATTGCGCCCGTGGCGGTGATTCTGGTGGCGGAAAACTTAGGTCATCTCAAGGCGGTCGCCGGGATGACCGGACGCAATATGGATCCGTATATGGGACGAGCATTCGTCGGTGATGGGCTGGCGACGATGCTTTCCGGCTCTGTCGGCGGTAGCGGCGTGACCACCTATGCTGAAAATATCGGTGTGATGGCCGTGACAAAAGTCTACTCGACGCTGGTGTTTGTTGCTGCTGCCGTTATCGCCATGCTGTTGGGCTTTTCACCGAAATTTGGCGCGCTGATTCATACCATTCCTGCAGCGGTGATTGGTGGTGCATCAATTGTTGTGTTCGGGCTAATTGCCGTCGCAGGCGCACGGATCTGGGTACAAAATCATGTGGATTTAAGCCAGAACGGCAATTTGATAATGGTCGCGGTAACGTTAGTGCTGGGCGCGGGTGATTTTGCTCTGACGCTGGGCGGTTTTACGTTGGGAGGGATCGGTACAGCAACTTTTGGCGCGATTTTACTCAATGCGTTGTTAAGCAGAAAGTTGGTCGACGTTCCTCCGCCAGAAGTTGTTCATCAGGAGCCATGA
- the rutA gene encoding pyrimidine utilization protein A — protein MKIGVFVPIGNNGWLISTHAPQYMPTFELNKAIVQKAEHYHFDFALSMIKLRGFGGKTEFWDHNLESFTLMAGLAAVTSRIQIYATAATLTLPPAIVARMAATIDSISGGRFGVNLVTGWQKPEYEQMGIWPGDDYFSRRYDYLTEYVQVLRDLWGTGKSDFKGDFFTMNDCRVSPQPSVPMKVICAGQSDAGMAFSAQYADFNFCFGKGVNTPTAFAPTAARMKQAAEQTGRNVGSYVLFMVIADETDDAARAKWEHYKAGADEEALSWLTEQSQKDTRSGTDTNVRQMGDPTSAVNINMGTLVGSYASVARMLDEVASVPGAEGVLLTFDDFLSGIETFGERIQPLMLCRPHLPALTQEVA, from the coding sequence ATGAAAATTGGCGTATTCGTACCTATTGGCAACAACGGCTGGCTCATTTCGACCCACGCGCCGCAGTACATGCCGACCTTTGAACTGAATAAAGCCATTGTGCAAAAAGCGGAGCACTACCATTTCGATTTCGCCCTGTCGATGATCAAACTGCGTGGCTTTGGCGGCAAAACTGAGTTCTGGGATCACAACCTTGAGTCGTTCACCTTGATGGCGGGGCTGGCAGCCGTGACCTCGCGCATTCAGATTTACGCGACAGCTGCCACCTTAACGTTACCTCCGGCAATAGTCGCCCGTATGGCCGCAACCATTGACTCCATCTCTGGCGGGCGTTTTGGCGTCAACCTCGTGACTGGCTGGCAAAAGCCCGAGTATGAGCAGATGGGTATCTGGCCTGGTGATGACTATTTCTCCCGTCGTTACGACTATCTCACCGAATATGTTCAGGTGCTGCGCGACCTGTGGGGCACGGGGAAAAGCGATTTTAAAGGCGATTTTTTCACCATGAATGATTGTCGCGTCAGTCCGCAACCGAGTGTACCCATGAAAGTGATCTGCGCCGGGCAAAGCGACGCTGGCATGGCGTTCTCCGCCCAGTATGCCGATTTCAACTTCTGTTTCGGCAAAGGGGTAAATACGCCCACGGCTTTCGCCCCAACCGCTGCGCGGATGAAACAGGCCGCAGAGCAAACCGGGCGTAACGTTGGCTCTTATGTGTTGTTCATGGTGATTGCCGACGAAACCGACGATGCCGCTCGCGCCAAATGGGAACACTACAAAGCAGGCGCGGATGAAGAGGCGTTAAGCTGGCTAACCGAACAAAGTCAGAAAGATACCCGCTCCGGTACTGACACCAACGTCCGTCAAATGGGCGATCCCACTTCGGCGGTAAACATCAATATGGGGACGTTAGTCGGTTCTTACGCCAGTGTCGCGCGCATGTTAGATGAAGTCGCAAGCGTGCCTGGTGCCGAAGGCGTGCTGTTGACCTTCGATGATTTTCTGTCGGGAATCGAAACCTTCGGCGAGCGCATTCAACCACTGATGCTGTGCCGCCCCCATCTCCCTGCGCTTACACAGGAGGTGGCATGA